The sequence TGTGACAAGGATTTAAATTATTGATGTAAAATCTGCGGTTTTACCTGAGTggcatattttaaataaacgtCACTCAGGTCACACTGGATGAGGCAATGTATGTGACACACTAATGTGACTGGAATTATTTTCTGATCAGTTGGCTTCTTTCTTGAACTGTCCATGGTTGGCTTTGCCAGTTTAGTTTAGTTGCTCTGACAGGGATATGATTGACAGAATCGTAATCCAATTAAAAGCACACATGCGATTGGCAAACCGGAAAGTCCTGCGCGATTATCCAATAGGAGCGCGCTAAATGCCAAAGAGGTTTGTCTAGAATCATCCTCTGACGAATAGAATTGAGAGATTTACGCCCGCAGTGATACATGACTCCGCCCCCAGCTTCCATTTCTGAACTGAAGGTAAGCCGCCGCTCTCGCGCAGACTCCTCgccttttttatatattcatttAAGTAAATAAACTAGGTTATCCGTCGTAAATTAGGACCATTGCTTAAAGATAATGAGTAAAACAGCAGTTTTAGTTCATCGTGGTATGCTGTTTGAGTAGTGGCTGGAACTGTAGCTGGCATTTTATTCCCCATTTTAACTTTACTAAGCGGCGTTTTCCgccgtttttttcttttcaccgCCCCGCTCACTCTACCCCCTTGTGCGTGAGTAGGGGCCTGCGACGTTGGTTTGGCCACGAGGCGCGTCGGTACAGTTGGAACAGGGCGATGGCGGAGTTCGGTAACGGACTGGCGGAGGAATCCCTACTAGATTCAGACGCTGGACATCCCGAACTGGAAGACCCGGGTGTCGGTGACGAAGAACCGGGTTTAGAAGAGGGAGAGGCCGCAATTGAAGACCCGGTAAGTGAAGGGCATTGTTTCAGCAGTGAGAACCCACATGTATACCAGGACACGTTAAGACCGACGCGGAGTAACGTAAGGTATAGCAGGCAAGTAAGGTGTTGATAGTTTTCCACAAATCTTGGGCACACATGCTGTGTGCGTTACTGCTATTGCCAGGTCGATATTAACCGCCATTGTGGTTCACGCAGTGCAGTATAAATGGGTGGTGACATGCGTGGTGTCGGCAGCCATCTTGGCGCAACAGCGGCGCAAGTTTCTCTGCGCCAGGGAGCTGCTCGAGctgttggggtgggggggatccTCGTCTCAAAAAAATGCGAGACAGAGATGCAGGAGACAGTCAGGGGCGAGGGTAGGACAGGCCGCCGCCATTAGCCGCAAGTTCTGCGAGTCTACCTGTTCGAGAAGGCGACCTATTTACGGTAATTACATCTTTTTATTCCATTTACCTTCACCATTGTGTTGGCTGCTGCTGCATTTCTTGCACCGGTGTGAGCCCAAAAAATGACCGAGCATCagcaggctaacgttagcttatcgCACGCACCAGCATCAAGTGCTGCACCTAAAATGACCAGTGGACATGTCAACTGTAACCACTAGTCAAGagataaaaaccttttttaaaataaaatttttctGTGGGCTAGACTAATAGCATGCCACAGCAGGATACTCGCATGCTAGCAAGCTAGCTGGTTTAACAAAGCTAGGGTGGAGATGGCAGACATGCACCTGATCATCTTTGTCTTATTTTGGACGACGGTTGGTATCGCGCATCTGTAGAACATAGGATTCGCTTTAACTTTGATGGTTCAAGATTCACAATCAGCGTTAGTGGGCCCAATTTTCATTTAGCAGCACTTGCACAGTAATGTCTATGCAGCATGTCCAGGTGGGTTTTGAggttgtagtgctgtcagtcgGGCAGTGAGAGCGCGGCATACAACGCAGGAGGAGGGGGTTGCGGTATTTGAGGGGCTGGGTTTGCATCCTTCACTGTTTCGCTGGAGCAAGGAAAATCGGAGAAGGGAGGGCAGTGAGAAAGCTTGCACTGAATATGCGACAAAAAAATAGGAGCTACAGCATGTCAGTGTCGGATGGCATATTtttaacaatcttgctgtaaaCGTGGATTGCTTTCACCACTTGCATGATTTCTACATGCACCAAGATGCATGCAGAAAAAGATTGGAGGGCTGAGAAATGATGGGGCCATTATCATCACATGCAGTGTGTCACCGTGCATTCCCCACCCCCTCTGGTGAGAGGACCTGCATTTAATATGGTCTGTCTGTGTCACTGCACCCAGTTGTACAAAGagcctttacatttcaaatccTGTCAGCACAGACACCAGCCCTGGGTGAAGCTGGAATGACTCCcgctgtgctgcagtgcaccactgTCAGACAGGAGGGTACGCTCCCACGTGGGGACACAGCCATCTCTCTATTCACTTTAggaatatttaattttttggcAGAGATAGTGGGCTTCACTATGTCTTCTGTCCTCAGACCTGATCATCGGTACCACCCCAAATGCATCTGAATTTCAGTTGTAGAGTTGCAGCAAATCAATTTCCTTATTGATTAATATACAAATGATTTATTTGAATGTTCATtgtcaaaataatttaatagCTCTGGGTGCATGAGCCTGTGGTGATGTCTGTTAGAATGATGTATTTATAAAATAGAAATAACCACAATCACATTTGTGTTAGTGTATGGTAAACGGTAAAGTCTTGAAATTAGTTTTGCTTACTCGTGTTAACAAATGGTTTTACTTGTCATTTGGATTGTGTGTTGTATCCATTTAACACTGACTTTGAACATGGGCTTTGTGGTCATTGAGAAGTGACAGGAAACATGAACATGAGTGTGTCATACTATTCATCACTTTGGTTTTATGCTGTAGGAGGCAGCTACTGTACTGCCCAATTTGGGAGGGAAGTTGTGGTCACATTTGTTGATTACATTTTCATGGCTAGATTTGGAAGTTTATAAGCTCTTGTTAGCATAGCATAACTGTCATCCATATTGTGTGATTATGCCACTTGGGATTAATGTTTCGGTGAGTTGTATTGTGCTCATGATGGACCGACTGCTCTAATGAGATATGTTTCTGTATTTCAGGAGCTGGAGGCAATCAAAGCCCGggtgagagagatggaggaagaggcagagaagCTGAAGGAGCTCCAGAACGAGGTGGAGAAACAGATGAATCTCAGCCCCCCACCAGGTTTGTTTTTGTGAGGGGAGACCTTATTTGTTGTATGTTAACATTACTTTGTTTGTGTACAAGCTGCTTGTGACTAATTGCCCCTAGTAGTCTTTTGGAGAcgtaaacattttaaaaccgGTTTAATATCAAGCCAAACACACAACCTGTATACCAAGTCCCATCACTAGGTGTAGCACATGTCTCAGCCGCTACCTTGTGAGACCATAGAAGGTATAAGAAAGGGACAACGCAATGCCGTTATTGTCAACAGAGACCCGTGAAGGCTATTAGTAGCACTTTTCTAGTGAGAGCTGAGCTTACTGCGCAGCCCCCAACTGAGCTTGGAAGACTTAGATGTGACGGGAACAACTGTCGTAAGTCTAAAAGTTGTAAGTcctctggtagctgtgccaagagaaatctcaatcattcccaattatgcagagacggagagcgtaggtatatgttaggagataacataggcacaggctaataatCGCTAACTAAAATGGTAGtttacattagtaattaaacctaaacagcaaATGTAAGTTGAAACGGCCTGCGAGCTTATCCTGTACTGTTACGGTTACTATGCGGCAGTAAGTctcgtggttatgacacaatcgttagcctatcgTTTTTACAAAAAACGCCTGATACGAAGCCATGATGTGAGCTACAacgtaatggagccttttattcATTGTCACGTTTccttagaaataaacaattgaCAATTAGTCTTTAAAcccttcagatgtaaagtttttttgctgtcaaaatgaatggcagtcaatggaatgctaacggacGGTGAGTGTATAAAATCCTCCACTGCCTCCTAGCTATTTATGTTAGTTAGCTAGTTATGGCTCTGTAACAGGCggttttgtaaaaataggctaacgattgtgtcactGGACCGGTGtttcaaatattgttttattgaaaACTTTTGTGCACAAATCTTGACGTGACACTAGATAGTCAAAGAAATCTATTGATTCTAACTCTGACATGCTAGCCCTCTAAAAGAGGGGGTGAAAGGCTAAGAGCTAAACCGTTTCACTACTCTAATTTCAACTACTTGTTTTTACTCGTGGTGGTGGGTTAGACTGGGTAAACAACAACTCTGCCAgcgatttgatttcgccctgcagctcggtctggaaacctgcacattttaattatcctgCTTCAGTTCCCATTTttgcaggaaccaatcacaaactggcttatctacctggcacGCTATTGGCGcgtttaacacaatgacaatggagaagcgaccaagcagcttcttgtttacattcaacatagcaaCCGCTGAAGCACAGAAAACCTGTTaatgccgctgtcgcttctacgtcacccggatcgttggtctgattggttgaaagattatccaattgcgtacagagtcatttgaactatgcccgttggtcacgcttcttgtgcagagaaaatgcaGAGGAGACTctccagaccaatgctcaatctggGGATAGCCAGACTAGTGGTGGGTGGGTTTAGTTACAAACTAGTCAAACAAAGGTTCATTAActatttttgaaaacaattaCTACAAAACATTAACACGTAATTTAGAAAGAAATAACTATGTACATATTAAGCAAATGAGACTAAAAGATGATACAGATGGAGTGCAGCTTATGATTAATTTTGTCAGTTAAATCTGGTTGTtttgtcaaatacattttatagtTCAGCAGATTAAATACCTGATTACCCTGAGCCCGAATGTTATatctacagtggtgctcataagttttaTAAACCCATGCTAAACTTgagtaaaaagaggaaaaaaaaaaaaaaaaaaatcttggtgccttaataaaaaaaaaataaggaaaatttGATAGTACAATTttcattgtaaataaataatatatcgtagataaatgttcttccttaaaatacaagaagcattagtaagtagacccctatgttaaattaccatagaggcaggcagattttttaaTAGAGATCGAccgattgttttatttttttatcagccTTAGCCGATGACCGATGCGGGCTGCCGATTTTCTTGAGCTGATATTTGGAGCtgatactgcttttgctccctcaattGACATCAAATCAAATGCTACAgtggatttgtttttggaatctgctctgccatttctttaaaaataataaacaaaaaatacagatcagtgtcacttctgcaatcatcttacattcatatcacccaaatTATGTGTGCAGTGTGCCATCATATGGATGAgtgcactgcatatggttaactgtgcaagggtaaaaggctttcatcaacatctacaacacagccttgatgatgCATTGCTTACTGAcatattaaaagacaaaaatcaggtcaacacatttaaataattaaacaataaacctaaaaagtagccattgaaataaagtgcttgatttgtaatttaagactgcCATGGTGCTAGTGGTGGAGGGGCAGTGCATGGTCTGCATGTGAACTGCAGGGTCttcagcaacacagagctgccagTGGACGGCTGTCTGTAAACaatgccgggggggggggggggaacgcaTCGGCGAACGCCACCGATACACGTAAAAACTCAGATGAAATCGGTCTATcgcttttttaaatgtcagttatttcatggatccaggatactatgcatcctgataaaatgcctttggaattaaaatagccccctatcatcacatacccttcaccacacatagagattggcatggttttatttgttAGCCTTATAGATTAAGcctttgatttgcattgagagatgatcttacaGAAAGTTGCCGCAGCATTTCTACGGTTTAGAGTAAAGTTAATCCCACGGACAGACCACCTGCAGCAAGTTACCATTAATGATAGCCTCTGAGCCTGAAGTAAACCCTGGGCGCTGTCATGCACGCAGGATGTGCAGTGTGAAAATACACTGTTGATTGGGGGGGGAAATGTAATTTGAATATTATTTACTTGGGTGGTGGAACACTGGtgatataatttattttacaatatgcTGTTTTAAACAAACCATGTTTGGAATATTTTGGTTTCAGTTGGAATATTTTGTTGCTCATATGAATCCGTTTTTCCCCCTTCCCTGTGCAGTCGGCCCTGTCATCATGTCCATCGAGGAAAAGATGGAAGCAGATGGCAGATCTATTTATGTCGGAAACGTGAGTAATTGTAATTTTGTTTCTAGGcagcacttttttattttcttttttaagtatAACTGTAACAACTAAGCTCTATATGTTTTCTGAGCTGCAAACTTGAAGTAACTGTTAGCTTTAGGCTACTTTTATAATGTTTAGCTATTGTATAACTTAGTGAAAGTTGCTGTGAAAAGTTTGAATCATAAATCAGAACCTAAGgaacataaaacaaacatgcCGGCCTGGCTAATCCCCTTCACTTACTTAAGCCAGCATGCAAGACGTGGGAACTTGGCTTGGGTTTTGAGGAGCAGTAGCATTCATTCACAGACAGAAAATGTACACAGACTGTACCTCTACAATCACAGCTATAGCGTTACTGCTAACTTTATACACGCCAACACATAAACTTCCCGCTCtttcttatctctctctcttccccgcACACTTGCTAAcgtgtgctgctgctgtgtgcgTTTAGGCTGCTTGCTCCTGATATTGTTTGTCAGTACTGGGTGACGGTTTTTCATATGAGTGATCAAAATGGTGGCGTTAAAGGATTTGACACGGCATCCTCCTTGCATTACTTCAACCTCGAAAGTATTGCActccctcttctttttttttacctttttaatatGATCAGACCGTGGAATTATAGACTCTACTTTGGCTAGTAAATCCAGTGCTGCctaaaggccaaaaaaaaaaaaaaacgctcgcACCAACGTTGCCCGGACACACAACGGCAGATAAGATGACATGATCATCTGTTCATCAGTTTTGCTCATCAGACCAATGTGTAAAGAAGTGACTAACATCGGTCGATACGATTGCCGATACATTGTGCATTCCAAGTGCCAGTATAAACTCACCCCCTTGGaattttttaaggtttttattgatttcaaaGTCTAAATTAGGCTGAATTAGTATCAGCTTTGTGCATCTGAACACTTTCACCCTTGTTCTTCTTTGCAAAACCACCCAAATTTGGTGAACTAACATGGTGACCGTGAGTGAAAGCAATTTTCAAGTCCTGCAACAAAATATTGATTGGATTTAGGTCTGGGTCACTCCAGGactatattgttgttttttttagtttttagggCCCCTTTTTAAGATGCTTTACATAACACATTTCTTTACTTTGTATCTTTGCCATTGGGTTTGGGTTGTGGTCAAGTACAAAGATGTGACTGGATAAAACAGTTGTTGCCCAGGTTATTCACCAGAGTATGTTAAACCTCCGCCATGGAGCCCAGTAACTTGTCAGTTGTCTTTTGGTAGCCTCCTACAGTGGAGCCCTTCTCACACAGACACTTTATTAGGACAGCTGGCTACAGACTGAAATAAAACAGTGCCATATTCTtcctatatatatttttaggaTTAATCTTACTAAACTCTAAAGAATATTCAGTTTCACCCACATGTGTATTATTTAACAATGtcaatgattgtttttatatttagacttgatttaaattaatttgtttttctgtctatagttttgtttttcctaatattttatttattacagacCATTCAAGTAAATAGTAACAAAATAGACAAGCACAAACTAAATGGAAatatgtataaatgacaacaccataCGCCAATCATGCATGTCTCTCCGTAGCACAAAGCTTCTTttccttatatttttttaatgcctgtctctttatttaaaatttatgctgtgtttgtcatttttattttagtctgCCCAATTTAGTACATTAAAAGGGACATAAAAATCTTGACATAAAATCTTTGATTCTTGGtccaggatgtgtggatgtgcCTAATAGGTgggtgtggatgtgttttttttttttttttttaagtgcacaTTTTCACATATCTTAGCTCTCTTGGTGTGTAACCTTTTTATTCTGTCTTTCTCCAGGTGGACTATGGTGCCACGGCAGAAGAGCTGGAGGCCCACTTTCATGGCTGCGGTTCAGTAAACAGAGTCACCATTCTATGTGACAAATACACAGGGCATCCCAAAGGGTAACACCACCAATATCATTATACTGTATTGTACTGAATGACGAGAGACTATCTTGTGTGGTAAATATTCCACAGTGTCACACATATGGCATAGAAACAAGACAAAATCAAACTGGATGGACAAATTACTACAAATGAGTTTCACTAAAGCTGAATGGTTGAAtgtgattgtttaaaaaaacaaacagaaaaacacagttcAACAGTAATGGTTGCCTAGGACCAGATCTGAACAGCTGTTACATTTTGTGAGTTTGGGTTTCACATTTCctgtgtaaaaataaacaaacatgctATCGGCATAGAATATTCTGTATAGGTAAATAGTTTAATTAAATCCCACCAGATatgtctttttaaatgtatacaaatTTAAGTTATTCACCTTCAgggaaactgtttttttcttttcttttttttttttaccatttagaTGTTTGTGATTCTCTTAAATTACATTAGCGGTATGTCTATAATGCATCAAAATACTTTACATATTGCTggtttttgtttgcatttgagTACTTCTATAGTTGTGTGATGGACATTTATTAGAAGAAAAGTGTGATTTGCGCATTACCCGAGATAAGTGACCTAAGGGCCCATCAGGGTCCTTTACACATGGCCTGTTCTGTGTGAGGAGGTTGTGTAAGGTTAATACCTTGGAAGATGTTCCGAATCCTATATGGACGAGAAACGGTCTTGCCTGGGGTTTACACACACATagtcttcctcctctcttcccctgACGTCCTGTTGTATTCTTAAACTCCCTCAACAAAGCACAAgtgtattttatatttcactATTACTGTTTTTCATCAGATTGTTTATAGATTTCCACCTTTCCAACAGCACTTAAAAGCAGCTTTATTtcacaggtgagagagagaaagaaatgagaCGAGCGAGACGTAGCGAGTGCTTTGTTGATGCAGGAAACATTCAGCTATTACAAACTCCCGGGCAGTTCAGTGctcaagttttttgtttttatactctcaacgtgttttaaaacttttgtgTGGCAGCAATAAAGGCAGtgctgtttcctgtttactGTACGGGATTCTCACACCGCCTCAAACCATAGTTTAATAgccgtgacacaccaacccgataatcggccgtcagacagtctggcgaggtcggtgattgttcggtgtgttccgtcCAGAGGGGCCGgcagccttcattttggccggcCTGACATGCTCGGttggaaggcgggcactgccggcagtcGGACTAATCTGATTGGAGTGCTAAACCGGAAACTGAGGAGACAGAtttagcaactgcatggccagaaacacgttttggtgaactattttagtaaaatatgagctTGTATTCTGAACAAACCGCCACGGcagtctggcttttaaaaaCCAATAATGTCAGATTGGTGTTGAGAATTAAGTTTGTTCTATTAATTATTAACTATTAATCAAAGTGAATATTGAGCAGAAGTACATGTATTCCACATCAAGTTGATTGCTTCTTTTTCCCTTCTTCAGGTTTGCCTATATTGAGTTTGCAGACAAAGAGTCTGTTAGGACAGCCATGGCTTTGGACGAGTCCCTTTTCAGAGGAAGGCAGATAAAGGTAAGACATTTTGAAATTTCCACTATTCACTTTTTCAGCTGGGAGCTTCTAACATTATGGTTTCAGCAGTCGTTGGTCAGAATGACAAGAAAAGTGACAGTGTGAGAGTTAATAAGAATCGGGACACTTGTTTTTGTCGGTTGTATTTTACCAGGAAaccaaaatgtttccaaaaagGAGACCTTCATGAGGCTTCTCTAGATTGGCCATGAGGGGGAGGCTTGCCTGGGatacatgtactgtgtgtctaaagtactgggggggggggggggctacacaAATTTCTGGTCAGCCAGTTAACATATTTGTGTGGTAACTTGAAATTGAAGTATGTTCCTCACACAAAACAAGCCtaataatttctgttttaaaagttGCATTCAGTGTATATTAGTGTATAAACGGTTCGGTTTGAATACATGTACCGTTACACTCATACTATACTGACATACAATCATATCAGCTAAGcaacaatgaatgaatggattATTCACTCAAACAGGAGCcacatgcacattttaaagAGGTTACTTCCCCAAACAAAAGGCACAGGAGAGCAGGGAAGACTGAATCATACATGTGTTGACACAGCAGGGAAAGCATAAATATTTGAAAGCCATACAGAATGCCTAACTGCAttgcatttttatattttgaattttccTTGCCCACTCTGTTTTccttttacataaataaagacatttactCCATAAATGAGTGCATACAAATTTACCAAAATACAAAGTGTTTGAGGCTCAACAATATAATCAGTGATTACCACAACAAATCAGTTAGAGAATAAGCGTTGTTGGCTAAATTTAGCTAATGCTTGTAGTCtcaaaaactacttttgatcgtTGTGCTAGTTCTGGATAAGTTTGGAGGGTTTGTCCTGATTGGCTAAGTGGGCACGGCCTCCTTTTGTGCTTATTGTTACAGTGTTATTTCTGGTAAATTACTTCTGGTTAATGTTTCCCCACTATTGACACTGGCTGGTGTGCAGTTGGGTTTGAATGGAAAGGCTTTATATACCTTTGTCAATGTGGCACTACATACATagcaacatcattttttttacaattgaaaGGAGACTTGAATACTATATTTCCAAATTGAAAGAatgttatttaacatttttggaaTGAGATGTACTTCATCTCTCACTAAAATGAGCAAGAGTTTTAAGCAGTTTTGTTGAAATCTGCAAATCTGTTTGGAGGCCAGCCACCAGATGGATGGCGTTTGGTTAATGGAACTCCCTCGTTTGGTTCTCGTTCCTCAGGTGGGCGCTAAGAGAACAAACAGACCAGGCATCAGCACCACAGACCGCGGCTTTCCACGGGCTCGATTTCGGTCACGGGGAGGAAGCTTCTCTTCACGTGCACGCTACTACAGCGGCTACACACCACCCAGAGGCAGAGGACGGGCCTTCAGGTGAGTTGACGCCGACGCCTCACTTCTCACTCTTTGGGAGAACACTGCACCTGCATGCACTGCACCTCACTCGGTGTTTCCCTAACGGAAGGGCAGGACAGACTAGGCAGACCAACATGACCAGCCAGAATTAGCAGCTGTTCTTAAAGATTTACGTAGATCTgcaattaagatttttttttttttaaatttggtatTTGTTTGACAGATGAGGTAAGGATTCCATGTTTTATAAACTATTCCACACCAACAGTCTTGCCAGTTTTGGCCTCAAATATATTCAGGGTTAACACTGTCCTCtccttgtattttaaggaagctAATGTCCAGTTGAGGAAATCAATGACCATTGCCATTTCATAGGAAAATGGAGAATGGGGTTATTAATAAATAGCTTTTTTACTCTAAACTTAAATTGGCACCATAGTACGATGTAAGAGTTTTTAAAGTACAAAATGGCTAGTGCAATTAAAGCATTGTTATTGGTTAGGCGGTAAaaattatgtatattttagGAAAGTGCTTTTTAAATCTGAATGCTGTGTGCAGTGTAAATATTAGAGCCAATTCATCAAAACTTGATTATAAATGAGTGTAAGATTTCTTTGTCATCTTGC is a genomic window of Etheostoma spectabile isolate EspeVRDwgs_2016 chromosome 22, UIUC_Espe_1.0, whole genome shotgun sequence containing:
- the pabpn1 gene encoding polyadenylate-binding protein 2 isoform X1, giving the protein MAEFGNGLAEESLLDSDAGHPELEDPGVGDEEPGLEEGEAAIEDPELEAIKARVREMEEEAEKLKELQNEVEKQMNLSPPPVGPVIMSIEEKMEADGRSIYVGNVDYGATAEELEAHFHGCGSVNRVTILCDKYTGHPKGFAYIEFADKESVRTAMALDESLFRGRQIKVGAKRTNRPGISTTDRGFPRARFRSRGGSFSSRARYYSGYTPPRGRGRAFRFQDQWRLTTPPQVAQAPPTVSAASLSLSAPAMHTHPILSVWGGGGGGQGDHRPAAGGIYYNSKR
- the pabpn1 gene encoding polyadenylate-binding protein 2 isoform X3, translating into MEEEAEKLKELQNEVEKQMNLSPPPVGPVIMSIEEKMEADGRSIYVGNVDYGATAEELEAHFHGCGSVNRVTILCDKYTGHPKGFAYIEFADKESVRTAMALDESLFRGRQIKVGAKRTNRPGISTTDRGFPRARFRSRGGSFSSRARYYSGYTPPRGRGRAFRFQDQWRLTTPPQVAQAPPTVSAASLSLSAPAMHTHPILSVWGGGGGGQGDHRPAAGGIYYNSKR
- the pabpn1 gene encoding polyadenylate-binding protein 2 isoform X2 produces the protein MAEFGNGLAEESLLDSDAGHPELEDPGVGDEEPGLEEGEAAIEDPELEAIKARVREMEEEAEKLKELQNEVEKQMNLSPPPVGPVIMSIEEKMEADGRSIYVGNVDYGATAEELEAHFHGCGSVNRVTILCDKYTGHPKGFAYIEFADKESVRTAMALDESLFRGRQIKVGAKRTNRPGISTTDRGFPRARFRSRGGSFSSRARYYSGYTPPRGRGRAFRGRGRTTSWYSPY